A part of Haliotis asinina isolate JCU_RB_2024 chromosome 10, JCU_Hal_asi_v2, whole genome shotgun sequence genomic DNA contains:
- the LOC137297949 gene encoding zinc finger E-box-binding homeobox protein zag-1-like isoform X3 encodes MQLEPGDSFGVGPDSSCAVAIGLPEDMFEELKLFPFVENEDHIDDSLATAVEEKMDTPSTGVANGNHDNTVKESQCEVTGVASETSPEPVTGKEETADKTRPTQNGTTEEAEEKLDISDKKTVAPSTNNSTSNEADTIKEFLGRSDTVVIFPEPVSDLEEEHSTSIDAGNPVEEEYTLKCVHCSESYQRVTLLREHMKTQHPDKEIKYQCPKCDEVFLLKTQLDKHIALHSPTSQNCKVCNKTFANVYRLQRHMISHDESTDLRKFKCPECGKAFKFKHHLKEHIRIHSGEKPFECPNCGKRFSHSGSYSSHMTSKKCWVMNMKGRRVDRNGNNEGVMYYRSPGQTFNDSLQSPPPGSYPQQFLKYDPRNAGLPTYFPPNLTSTPVRPLGMVAYSIYPDGKPSGHVLPPPKLSPPTIECPKPPPCSTSPVSRAPQISPDVNSNTQLLNLAASEKKVEGPDTIKVKQEPDEANKGSRANSPHESAKCETSGEFEHKTNSIGEMMCRFCSNGFKSPVELHQHERYLCKLNKDIVLRMANLENSRSSPNSTVSDASRHPTPNGSVGDAGTDEEDAEEGKEETTQGDKKYRMRSLISDQQLQFLRAHYQINPRPGKQELIKIANEIGFSKRVVQVWFQNMRARDRRKGKDVPYFPNMARFKAAEELPVTTTASSYIPVVPQPFASALSASQSSTPSPKLNGQLTSHSLPQTLVKPQTSIANQDQPLDLTVKRQPPKAHCNSTPSPTPSYSEDQALNLSCKSTTKEEPSKDSKPPTSSPPSSTRLEGSFHQSAIFKYMQQEGLFRSSLLTEIPKTTSSVIPTMSGWSVPTIPSKSSSPTASRPSPASREISEGELRKSPLQEDQDSCSSDTSSDSSDSQEESDLADNGRLVIDEADERGLDRNCLQAKNDALFHHNLRTLADVSLARREGELTVADHLGKSKRLRKKSWRQVEAEEANLDLDDSLNGDDEPMRKKRKSWKNHKMDVDIGMYACDQCDKMFSKQSSLARHKYEHSGARPFCCEVCGKAFKHKHHLTEHKRLHSGEKPFQCKKCGKRFSHSGSFSQHMNHRYKYCKPNDGEED; translated from the exons ATGCAACTTGAGCCCGGTGACTCGTTCGGAGTAGGACCTGACTCCTCATGTGCTGTGGCTATTGGGCTGCCTGAAGACATGTTTGAGGAACTTAAACTTTTTCCCTTTG TGGAAAATGAAGATCATATCGATGACTCTCTCGCTACGGCAGTGGAGGAAAAGATGGACACCCCCTCCACGGGAGTAGCAAatggtaaccatgacaacacagtCAAGGAGAGCCAGTGCGAGGTGACAGGTGTGGCGAGTGAGACATCACCAGAACCAGTGACTGGGAAGGAAGAGACTGCAGACAAAACTCGCCCCACACAGAATG GAACAACTGAAGAAGCTGAAGAAAAACTTGATATCAGCGACAAAAAGACAGTGGCGCCCTCAACCAACAATTCAACATCAAATGAGGCAGACACAATCAAAGAGTTCCTGGGTCGCAGTGACACAGTTGTCATATTCCCCGAACCAGTTAGCGATCTGGAGGAGGAGCATTCAACAAGCATTG ATGCTGGGAATCCAGTGGAAGAAGAATACACTCTGAAGTGTGTCCACTGCAGTGAAAGCTACCAGCGTGTCACCCTGCTTCGTGAACACATGAAGACACAGCACCCTGATAAGGAGATCAAATATCAGTGCCCCAAATGTGATGAGGTCTTCCTGCTCAAAACACAGCTCGACAAACATATCGCACTCCACTCACCAACATCCCAGAACTGCAAGGTCTGCAACAAGACGTTTGCAAATGTTTACCGGCTCCAGCGTCACATGATCAGTCATGATGAGAGCACTGACCTCCGCAAGTTCAAATGTCCTGAATGTGGCAAGGCCTTCAAGTTCAAGCACCATCTCAAGGAACACATTCGTATCCACAGTGGAGAAAAACCTTTTGAATGCCCAAACTGTGGCAAACGCTTCAGTCATTCCGGATCCTACAGCAGTCACATGACATCTAAGAAATGTTGGGTGATGAATATGAAGGGAAGACGCGTAGATCGTAACGGCAACAACGAGGGTGTCATGTACTACCGCAGCCCAGGACAGACATTCAATGACTCCCTCCAGTCCCCTCCTCCTGGAAGCTACCCACAGCAGTTCCTCAAGTACGATCCACGTAATGCAGGACTCCCCACTTACTTTCCTCCAAACCTAACCAGCACTCCTGTGCGTCCTCTGGGTATGGTTGCCTACAGTATCTATCCAGACGGCAAGCCTTCAGGCCATGTTTTACCTCCTCCCAAGCTCAGCCCTCCGACCATTGAGTGCCCAAAGCCCCCACCATGCAGCACTTCTCCTGTGTCCCGGGCTCCTCAGATCTCACCTGATGTCAACTCCAATACCCAGCTGCTCAATCTGGCTGCTTCCGAGAAGAAGGTTGAGGGACCAGACACAATAAAAGTGAAACAAGAGCCAGATGAGGCCAATAAAGGATCTCGAGCAAATTCACCCCATGAGTCGGCCAAGTGTGAGACTAGTGGAGAGTTTGAACACAAGACTAACAGCATTGGGGAGATGATGTGTCGGTTTTGCAGCAATGGTTTCAAGAGTCCAGTTGAGCTGCACCAACATGAGAGGTACCTATGCAAGCTGAACAAAGATATTGTCCTACGAATGGCTAACCTAGAAAACTCTCGGAGCTCTCCAAACAGTACTGTGTCTGATGCAAGTCGCCATCCCACGCCAAATGGGAGTGTTGGTGATGCAGGGACAGATGAGGAGGATGCTGAGGAGGGAAAAGAGGAAACTACCCAGGGAGACAAGAAATACAGGATGAGGTCACTCATCAGTGATCAGCAGCTTCAGTTTCTTCGCGCACATTACCAGATAAATCCTCGACCAGGCAAACAAGAACTCATCAAGATTGCAAATGAAATTGGTTTCTCCAAGCGAGTTGTTCAAGTCTGGTTCCAGAACATGCGAGCTCGTGACAGAAGAAAGGGTAAAGATGTTCCATACTTCCCCAACATGGCTCGCTTCAAGGCTGCTGAAGAACTCCCAGTAACCACAACAGCCTCTTCTTACATACCAGTTGTTCCACAGCCGTTTGCAAGTGCCCTTTCAGCCAGTCAGTCCTCGACACCCTCCCCGAAACTCAATGGGCAGCTGACTTCGCATTCCCTCCCACAGACTCTTGTCAAACCTCAGACATCTATCGCCAACCAGGACCAGCCTCTGGACCTCACCGTCAAGCGTCAGCCTCCCAAAGCTCACTGCAACTCAACTCCTTCCCCCACACCTTCATACAGTGAGGACCAAGCTCTCAACCTCAGCTGCAAGTCTACCACTAAAGAAGAACCTTCCAAAGACAGTAAACCACCCACATCATCTCCCCCATCATCAACCCGACTTGAGGGTAGTTTCCACCAATCTGCTATCTTCAAGTACATGCAACAAGAAGGTCTCTTCCGAAGCAGTCTGTTAACCGAGATTCCGAAGACAACCAGCTCAGTTATACCAACCATGTCTGGCTGGTCTGTACCAACCATTCCGTCGAAGTCATCTTCCCCAACAGCATCTCGTCCTTCCCCAGCATCAAGGGAAATCAGCGAGGGAGAACTGAGGAAGAGCCCATTGCAAGAGGACCAGGACAGCTGTAGTTCAGATACCTCTTCAGACAGTTCTGATAGTCAGGAAGAGTCAGACTTAGCTGACAATGGCCGACTTGTGATAGATGAAGCGGATGAGAGAGGACTTGACAGGAATTGTCTTCAAGCTAAGAATGATGCACTGTTCCACCACAACTTGAGAACCCTTGCAGATGTGTCCTTGGCCCGAAGGGAAGGAGAGCTGACTGTTGCAGATCACCTTGGAAAATCCAAACGACTGAGGAAAAAATCCTGGAGACAG GTGGAAGCAGAAGAAgctaaccttgaccttgatgaTTCTCTCAACGGTGATGATGAACCGATGCGCAAGAAACGCAAGTCATGGAAGAACCACAAGATGGATGTTGACATCGGGATGTATGCCTGTGACCAGTGTGACAAGATGTTCAGCAAGCAGAGCTCTCTCGCTAGACACAAATATGAACACTCAG GTGCCCGTCCCTTCTGCTGTGAGGTATGTGGCAAAGCGTTCAAGCACAAGCATCACCTGACGGAACACAAGCGTCTCCACAGCGGAGAGAAACCGTTTCAGTGCAAGAAATGCGGCAAGCGGTTCAGTCATTCGGGCTCATTCAGTCAACACATGAATCACCGGTACAAGTACTGCAAGCCTAATGATGGGGAGGAGgactaa
- the LOC137297949 gene encoding zinc finger protein 1-like isoform X1, with protein MQLEPGDSFGVGPDSSCAVAIGLPEDMFEELKLFPFVENEDHIDDSLATAVEEKMDTPSTGVANGNHDNTVKESQCEVTGVASETSPEPVTGKEETADKTRPTQNGTTEEAEEKLDISDKKTVAPSTNNSTSNEADTIKEFLGRSDTVVIFPEPVSDLEEEHSTSIDAGNPVEEEYTLKCVHCSESYQRVTLLREHMKTQHPDKEIKYQCPKCDEVFLLKTQLDKHIALHSPTSQNCKVCNKTFANVYRLQRHMISHDESTDLRKFKCPECGKAFKFKHHLKEHIRIHSGEKPFECPNCGKRFSHSGSYSSHMTSKKCWVMNMKGRRVDRNGNNEGVMYYRSPGQTFNDSLQSPPPGSYPQQFLKYDPRNAGLPTYFPPNLTSTPVRPLGMVAYSIYPDGKPSGHVLPPPKLSPPTIECPKPPPCSTSPVSRAPQISPDVNSNTQLLNLAASEKKVEGPDTIKVKQEPDEANKGSRANSPHESAKCETSGEFEHKTNSIGEMMCRFCSNGFKSPVELHQHERYLCKLNKDIVLRMANLENSRSSPNSTVSDASRHPTPNGSVGDAGTDEEDAEEGKEETTQGDKKYRMRSLISDQQLQFLRAHYQINPRPGKQELIKIANEIGFSKRVVQVWFQNMRARDRRKGKDVPYFPNMARFKAAEELPVTTTASSYIPVVPQPFASALSASQSSTPSPKLNGQLTSHSLPQTLVKPQTSIANQDQPLDLTVKRQPPKAHCNSTPSPTPSYSEDQALNLSCKSTTKEEPSKDSKPPTSSPPSSTRLEGSFHQSAIFKYMQQEGLFRSSLLTEIPKTTSSVIPTMSGWSVPTIPSKSSSPTASRPSPASREISEGELRKSPLQEDQDSCSSDTSSDSSDSQEESDLADNGRLVIDEADERGLDRNCLQAKNDALFHHNLRTLADVSLARREGELTVADHLGKSKRLRKKSWRQVSLFKPCFLWQVEAEEANLDLDDSLNGDDEPMRKKRKSWKNHKMDVDIGMYACDQCDKMFSKQSSLARHKYEHSGARPFCCEVCGKAFKHKHHLTEHKRLHSGEKPFQCKKCGKRFSHSGSFSQHMNHRYKYCKPNDGEED; from the exons ATGCAACTTGAGCCCGGTGACTCGTTCGGAGTAGGACCTGACTCCTCATGTGCTGTGGCTATTGGGCTGCCTGAAGACATGTTTGAGGAACTTAAACTTTTTCCCTTTG TGGAAAATGAAGATCATATCGATGACTCTCTCGCTACGGCAGTGGAGGAAAAGATGGACACCCCCTCCACGGGAGTAGCAAatggtaaccatgacaacacagtCAAGGAGAGCCAGTGCGAGGTGACAGGTGTGGCGAGTGAGACATCACCAGAACCAGTGACTGGGAAGGAAGAGACTGCAGACAAAACTCGCCCCACACAGAATG GAACAACTGAAGAAGCTGAAGAAAAACTTGATATCAGCGACAAAAAGACAGTGGCGCCCTCAACCAACAATTCAACATCAAATGAGGCAGACACAATCAAAGAGTTCCTGGGTCGCAGTGACACAGTTGTCATATTCCCCGAACCAGTTAGCGATCTGGAGGAGGAGCATTCAACAAGCATTG ATGCTGGGAATCCAGTGGAAGAAGAATACACTCTGAAGTGTGTCCACTGCAGTGAAAGCTACCAGCGTGTCACCCTGCTTCGTGAACACATGAAGACACAGCACCCTGATAAGGAGATCAAATATCAGTGCCCCAAATGTGATGAGGTCTTCCTGCTCAAAACACAGCTCGACAAACATATCGCACTCCACTCACCAACATCCCAGAACTGCAAGGTCTGCAACAAGACGTTTGCAAATGTTTACCGGCTCCAGCGTCACATGATCAGTCATGATGAGAGCACTGACCTCCGCAAGTTCAAATGTCCTGAATGTGGCAAGGCCTTCAAGTTCAAGCACCATCTCAAGGAACACATTCGTATCCACAGTGGAGAAAAACCTTTTGAATGCCCAAACTGTGGCAAACGCTTCAGTCATTCCGGATCCTACAGCAGTCACATGACATCTAAGAAATGTTGGGTGATGAATATGAAGGGAAGACGCGTAGATCGTAACGGCAACAACGAGGGTGTCATGTACTACCGCAGCCCAGGACAGACATTCAATGACTCCCTCCAGTCCCCTCCTCCTGGAAGCTACCCACAGCAGTTCCTCAAGTACGATCCACGTAATGCAGGACTCCCCACTTACTTTCCTCCAAACCTAACCAGCACTCCTGTGCGTCCTCTGGGTATGGTTGCCTACAGTATCTATCCAGACGGCAAGCCTTCAGGCCATGTTTTACCTCCTCCCAAGCTCAGCCCTCCGACCATTGAGTGCCCAAAGCCCCCACCATGCAGCACTTCTCCTGTGTCCCGGGCTCCTCAGATCTCACCTGATGTCAACTCCAATACCCAGCTGCTCAATCTGGCTGCTTCCGAGAAGAAGGTTGAGGGACCAGACACAATAAAAGTGAAACAAGAGCCAGATGAGGCCAATAAAGGATCTCGAGCAAATTCACCCCATGAGTCGGCCAAGTGTGAGACTAGTGGAGAGTTTGAACACAAGACTAACAGCATTGGGGAGATGATGTGTCGGTTTTGCAGCAATGGTTTCAAGAGTCCAGTTGAGCTGCACCAACATGAGAGGTACCTATGCAAGCTGAACAAAGATATTGTCCTACGAATGGCTAACCTAGAAAACTCTCGGAGCTCTCCAAACAGTACTGTGTCTGATGCAAGTCGCCATCCCACGCCAAATGGGAGTGTTGGTGATGCAGGGACAGATGAGGAGGATGCTGAGGAGGGAAAAGAGGAAACTACCCAGGGAGACAAGAAATACAGGATGAGGTCACTCATCAGTGATCAGCAGCTTCAGTTTCTTCGCGCACATTACCAGATAAATCCTCGACCAGGCAAACAAGAACTCATCAAGATTGCAAATGAAATTGGTTTCTCCAAGCGAGTTGTTCAAGTCTGGTTCCAGAACATGCGAGCTCGTGACAGAAGAAAGGGTAAAGATGTTCCATACTTCCCCAACATGGCTCGCTTCAAGGCTGCTGAAGAACTCCCAGTAACCACAACAGCCTCTTCTTACATACCAGTTGTTCCACAGCCGTTTGCAAGTGCCCTTTCAGCCAGTCAGTCCTCGACACCCTCCCCGAAACTCAATGGGCAGCTGACTTCGCATTCCCTCCCACAGACTCTTGTCAAACCTCAGACATCTATCGCCAACCAGGACCAGCCTCTGGACCTCACCGTCAAGCGTCAGCCTCCCAAAGCTCACTGCAACTCAACTCCTTCCCCCACACCTTCATACAGTGAGGACCAAGCTCTCAACCTCAGCTGCAAGTCTACCACTAAAGAAGAACCTTCCAAAGACAGTAAACCACCCACATCATCTCCCCCATCATCAACCCGACTTGAGGGTAGTTTCCACCAATCTGCTATCTTCAAGTACATGCAACAAGAAGGTCTCTTCCGAAGCAGTCTGTTAACCGAGATTCCGAAGACAACCAGCTCAGTTATACCAACCATGTCTGGCTGGTCTGTACCAACCATTCCGTCGAAGTCATCTTCCCCAACAGCATCTCGTCCTTCCCCAGCATCAAGGGAAATCAGCGAGGGAGAACTGAGGAAGAGCCCATTGCAAGAGGACCAGGACAGCTGTAGTTCAGATACCTCTTCAGACAGTTCTGATAGTCAGGAAGAGTCAGACTTAGCTGACAATGGCCGACTTGTGATAGATGAAGCGGATGAGAGAGGACTTGACAGGAATTGTCTTCAAGCTAAGAATGATGCACTGTTCCACCACAACTTGAGAACCCTTGCAGATGTGTCCTTGGCCCGAAGGGAAGGAGAGCTGACTGTTGCAGATCACCTTGGAAAATCCAAACGACTGAGGAAAAAATCCTGGAGACAGGTGAGCCTTTTCAAG CCATGTTTCTTATGGCAGGTGGAAGCAGAAGAAgctaaccttgaccttgatgaTTCTCTCAACGGTGATGATGAACCGATGCGCAAGAAACGCAAGTCATGGAAGAACCACAAGATGGATGTTGACATCGGGATGTATGCCTGTGACCAGTGTGACAAGATGTTCAGCAAGCAGAGCTCTCTCGCTAGACACAAATATGAACACTCAG GTGCCCGTCCCTTCTGCTGTGAGGTATGTGGCAAAGCGTTCAAGCACAAGCATCACCTGACGGAACACAAGCGTCTCCACAGCGGAGAGAAACCGTTTCAGTGCAAGAAATGCGGCAAGCGGTTCAGTCATTCGGGCTCATTCAGTCAACACATGAATCACCGGTACAAGTACTGCAAGCCTAATGATGGGGAGGAGgactaa
- the LOC137297949 gene encoding zinc finger E-box-binding homeobox protein zag-1-like isoform X2, producing the protein MQLEPGDSFGVGPDSSCAVAIGLPEDMFEELKLFPFVENEDHIDDSLATAVEEKMDTPSTGVANGNHDNTVKESQCEVTGVASETSPEPVTGKEETADKTRPTQNGTTEEAEEKLDISDKKTVAPSTNNSTSNEADTIKEFLGRSDTVVIFPEPVSDLEEEHSTSIDAGNPVEEEYTLKCVHCSESYQRVTLLREHMKTQHPDKEIKYQCPKCDEVFLLKTQLDKHIALHSPTSQNCKVCNKTFANVYRLQRHMISHDESTDLRKFKCPECGKAFKFKHHLKEHIRIHSGEKPFECPNCGKRFSHSGSYSSHMTSKKCWVMNMKGRRVDRNGNNEGVMYYRSPGQTFNDSLQSPPPGSYPQQFLKYDPRNAGLPTYFPPNLTSTPVRPLGMVAYSIYPDGKPSGHVLPPPKLSPPTIECPKPPPCSTSPVSRAPQISPDVNSNTQLLNLAASEKKVEGPDTIKVKQEPDEANKGSRANSPHESAKCETSGEFEHKTNSIGEMMCRFCSNGFKSPVELHQHERYLCKLNKDIVLRMANLENSRSSPNSTVSDASRHPTPNGSVGDAGTDEEDAEEGKEETTQGDKKYRMRSLISDQQLQFLRAHYQINPRPGKQELIKIANEIGFSKRVVQVWFQNMRARDRRKGKDVPYFPNMARFKAAEELPVTTTASSYIPVVPQPFASALSASQSSTPSPKLNGQLTSHSLPQTLVKPQTSIANQDQPLDLTVKRQPPKAHCNSTPSPTPSYSEDQALNLSCKSTTKEEPSKDSKPPTSSPPSSTRLEGSFHQSAIFKYMQQEGLFRSSLLTEIPKTTSSVIPTMSGWSVPTIPSKSSSPTASRPSPASREISEGELRKSPLQEDQDSCSSDTSSDSSDSQEESDLADNGRLVIDEADERGLDRNCLQAKNDALFHHNLRTLADVSLARREGELTVADHLGKSKRLRKKSWRQPCFLWQVEAEEANLDLDDSLNGDDEPMRKKRKSWKNHKMDVDIGMYACDQCDKMFSKQSSLARHKYEHSGARPFCCEVCGKAFKHKHHLTEHKRLHSGEKPFQCKKCGKRFSHSGSFSQHMNHRYKYCKPNDGEED; encoded by the exons ATGCAACTTGAGCCCGGTGACTCGTTCGGAGTAGGACCTGACTCCTCATGTGCTGTGGCTATTGGGCTGCCTGAAGACATGTTTGAGGAACTTAAACTTTTTCCCTTTG TGGAAAATGAAGATCATATCGATGACTCTCTCGCTACGGCAGTGGAGGAAAAGATGGACACCCCCTCCACGGGAGTAGCAAatggtaaccatgacaacacagtCAAGGAGAGCCAGTGCGAGGTGACAGGTGTGGCGAGTGAGACATCACCAGAACCAGTGACTGGGAAGGAAGAGACTGCAGACAAAACTCGCCCCACACAGAATG GAACAACTGAAGAAGCTGAAGAAAAACTTGATATCAGCGACAAAAAGACAGTGGCGCCCTCAACCAACAATTCAACATCAAATGAGGCAGACACAATCAAAGAGTTCCTGGGTCGCAGTGACACAGTTGTCATATTCCCCGAACCAGTTAGCGATCTGGAGGAGGAGCATTCAACAAGCATTG ATGCTGGGAATCCAGTGGAAGAAGAATACACTCTGAAGTGTGTCCACTGCAGTGAAAGCTACCAGCGTGTCACCCTGCTTCGTGAACACATGAAGACACAGCACCCTGATAAGGAGATCAAATATCAGTGCCCCAAATGTGATGAGGTCTTCCTGCTCAAAACACAGCTCGACAAACATATCGCACTCCACTCACCAACATCCCAGAACTGCAAGGTCTGCAACAAGACGTTTGCAAATGTTTACCGGCTCCAGCGTCACATGATCAGTCATGATGAGAGCACTGACCTCCGCAAGTTCAAATGTCCTGAATGTGGCAAGGCCTTCAAGTTCAAGCACCATCTCAAGGAACACATTCGTATCCACAGTGGAGAAAAACCTTTTGAATGCCCAAACTGTGGCAAACGCTTCAGTCATTCCGGATCCTACAGCAGTCACATGACATCTAAGAAATGTTGGGTGATGAATATGAAGGGAAGACGCGTAGATCGTAACGGCAACAACGAGGGTGTCATGTACTACCGCAGCCCAGGACAGACATTCAATGACTCCCTCCAGTCCCCTCCTCCTGGAAGCTACCCACAGCAGTTCCTCAAGTACGATCCACGTAATGCAGGACTCCCCACTTACTTTCCTCCAAACCTAACCAGCACTCCTGTGCGTCCTCTGGGTATGGTTGCCTACAGTATCTATCCAGACGGCAAGCCTTCAGGCCATGTTTTACCTCCTCCCAAGCTCAGCCCTCCGACCATTGAGTGCCCAAAGCCCCCACCATGCAGCACTTCTCCTGTGTCCCGGGCTCCTCAGATCTCACCTGATGTCAACTCCAATACCCAGCTGCTCAATCTGGCTGCTTCCGAGAAGAAGGTTGAGGGACCAGACACAATAAAAGTGAAACAAGAGCCAGATGAGGCCAATAAAGGATCTCGAGCAAATTCACCCCATGAGTCGGCCAAGTGTGAGACTAGTGGAGAGTTTGAACACAAGACTAACAGCATTGGGGAGATGATGTGTCGGTTTTGCAGCAATGGTTTCAAGAGTCCAGTTGAGCTGCACCAACATGAGAGGTACCTATGCAAGCTGAACAAAGATATTGTCCTACGAATGGCTAACCTAGAAAACTCTCGGAGCTCTCCAAACAGTACTGTGTCTGATGCAAGTCGCCATCCCACGCCAAATGGGAGTGTTGGTGATGCAGGGACAGATGAGGAGGATGCTGAGGAGGGAAAAGAGGAAACTACCCAGGGAGACAAGAAATACAGGATGAGGTCACTCATCAGTGATCAGCAGCTTCAGTTTCTTCGCGCACATTACCAGATAAATCCTCGACCAGGCAAACAAGAACTCATCAAGATTGCAAATGAAATTGGTTTCTCCAAGCGAGTTGTTCAAGTCTGGTTCCAGAACATGCGAGCTCGTGACAGAAGAAAGGGTAAAGATGTTCCATACTTCCCCAACATGGCTCGCTTCAAGGCTGCTGAAGAACTCCCAGTAACCACAACAGCCTCTTCTTACATACCAGTTGTTCCACAGCCGTTTGCAAGTGCCCTTTCAGCCAGTCAGTCCTCGACACCCTCCCCGAAACTCAATGGGCAGCTGACTTCGCATTCCCTCCCACAGACTCTTGTCAAACCTCAGACATCTATCGCCAACCAGGACCAGCCTCTGGACCTCACCGTCAAGCGTCAGCCTCCCAAAGCTCACTGCAACTCAACTCCTTCCCCCACACCTTCATACAGTGAGGACCAAGCTCTCAACCTCAGCTGCAAGTCTACCACTAAAGAAGAACCTTCCAAAGACAGTAAACCACCCACATCATCTCCCCCATCATCAACCCGACTTGAGGGTAGTTTCCACCAATCTGCTATCTTCAAGTACATGCAACAAGAAGGTCTCTTCCGAAGCAGTCTGTTAACCGAGATTCCGAAGACAACCAGCTCAGTTATACCAACCATGTCTGGCTGGTCTGTACCAACCATTCCGTCGAAGTCATCTTCCCCAACAGCATCTCGTCCTTCCCCAGCATCAAGGGAAATCAGCGAGGGAGAACTGAGGAAGAGCCCATTGCAAGAGGACCAGGACAGCTGTAGTTCAGATACCTCTTCAGACAGTTCTGATAGTCAGGAAGAGTCAGACTTAGCTGACAATGGCCGACTTGTGATAGATGAAGCGGATGAGAGAGGACTTGACAGGAATTGTCTTCAAGCTAAGAATGATGCACTGTTCCACCACAACTTGAGAACCCTTGCAGATGTGTCCTTGGCCCGAAGGGAAGGAGAGCTGACTGTTGCAGATCACCTTGGAAAATCCAAACGACTGAGGAAAAAATCCTGGAGACAG CCATGTTTCTTATGGCAGGTGGAAGCAGAAGAAgctaaccttgaccttgatgaTTCTCTCAACGGTGATGATGAACCGATGCGCAAGAAACGCAAGTCATGGAAGAACCACAAGATGGATGTTGACATCGGGATGTATGCCTGTGACCAGTGTGACAAGATGTTCAGCAAGCAGAGCTCTCTCGCTAGACACAAATATGAACACTCAG GTGCCCGTCCCTTCTGCTGTGAGGTATGTGGCAAAGCGTTCAAGCACAAGCATCACCTGACGGAACACAAGCGTCTCCACAGCGGAGAGAAACCGTTTCAGTGCAAGAAATGCGGCAAGCGGTTCAGTCATTCGGGCTCATTCAGTCAACACATGAATCACCGGTACAAGTACTGCAAGCCTAATGATGGGGAGGAGgactaa